CATAGCGGTTAGACGTGTTCAGACAGCCCACCAATGAGAGACGTGCAAACTGATCACATGCTTCCTGACTGGTCACTTCTTAAGACAGTGGTCTTTGATTTAGACGTGTGATCAACCTCATTTTTCCACTCTCTCATTTCTTTGACTGGGCGTGTTGGTTTAGGCTAACAGTCAAGCAATGTCCAATAAAGTAAAGAAGATTGAAACCAGACTAAATAAATGATGAGCACATCTTTCAGTCAGACTACACATGTTTAGGCCTCTAAGTGCACAACAGAAGTCCTGGAAGTGCTTGAGTTTTCCTTACTTTAACACATCTGGTCCATCATCTGGCTGGAAGAGCTAACTGTCAAACTAGCTAAACCCAATGAAGTATAGCACATATAGCACTGAACTCAGAGACCACCGTttattgaatttccagtcaaatttgGAGCGACTGGTTTAGGATTACTTGCAACCAACTTCCACGCCTTGGAGGTGGGAAAATGTATCCCTCCAGATTTCttggagaaactgaaagtgagtctcctgaaaagaacagaagctgtaataaaggcagataACAGTCTCCATAGATACTGAAAACGTTGATATATTTAGGTTGGAATTTTCTATGTGAGGTTCTGTGgaagtgttttttattattagtagtaaaaTAATCCAAATTAGCAGATCAGTGATATCAGTAATTTCCAACCTCTTGTTCTCAAGGTGTGAAACTGAACACTTGAACATTTAGACTGACTGTGTGAGAGTTACTGGTTAAAAGTCAGTCTCAATGTTAAGAACAGAGAAGTGTCAGCAGATCAGAGATCAGTTAGTTAAGGTAATCAGtgtggaggggtctgaaatggCCTGATCTGCAGGGTCTCTCTGTGGGTTTCCTGTATCTGCATGTATAAACTTTGATGCTGCAGAGCTCTGAGTATCTGAGCGAGCTTATATGGTGGAGGGAAGTGAATCTTCACCCTTatgtgtttatctgatgttgcCATCAACAGCTCTGTTTCCATTCCAGTCTAAACTGAGCAGGTGTGTGTTGGAGTGAGTGTAAGTGTAGTAAGGAGGCGTTGGCCAAAACCCCAACGCGCCCATCGTTACATTTATTAGAGTTGGATAATATATAAATAGTCTGGATAATGAAGGGGTTATTGTTCACAGTTCATTCTGTTCTAATAGAGATTCAGGGGTAGGCCGTCATAAACAGCTGCCTGAAAAAGGTAAACAAGCCATCGCAGTGCCTGAGCTGTATGTAGAGTTCACCAGTCACTGATGCCTCcatgatgtgtgtgtctgtggtgcaGTAAACAAACTACCTTCTGAGGTTCGGTATTAACCCAGCAGTTTCATTATTGTCACCgagattttattaaaaataaaaatgttgcttCAGGTTTAATAGCAGCAGAATGATCACTCACATGCTGCTTACTCACACGGAGATCAAAAGAACATGAGACACGTTTAAACAGATCCCAGGTCAGTTCCTCCTCTTCAAGCAGGCCTGAAAGTTGTATCTGAGCAGCACAGAGCAGATGTGAGGTCAGTCAGTAAAGACAGTCAGTGAACAGTGGTCTGATGTGCTCTGAGCTGCAGGGCCTCATTGTGGGTTTCCTGTTTTTGAGTGGCTGTTGTTGCTGCTCTTGATCTCTCatggttgggggtgggggggtgtctGGGTGGGGGTTAACTGCACTGTTCATCAGATAAAGTGATCTGCACATGGGTGTAAGtgtactttactgtattttagAGACTTCTCAGATGGTCAAAGTTGCCCCATGgctaataatataaaatagaaatatactGACTTTTTACGTGTAAATGGTATTTTTGGTTTCCTACCAGTTACTACAGGTTTGTGATTTGTATTTCTGGAAGTATCAGAGAGcagcagtggctgcatgttaAAATGAGTGTATATCCCATGCACAGGCCAAGGTTCCTCCATGTTCGTAGCCTTTTGCTTTCCCTGTCATTCATACAGCTCATGGATTATTATCACAGTGGAGGCTCCTGAGGGGATTTGGAGCTCCAAGTTGTTCCTTTTGCTTCTCTgcccattgatttatcagtttccAGCTACCACTAGACCTGTGTGGTCTCCAAATGATTGATTTCACCAGTgtaagtgtttttctttctctctctaatgtTATTtcacactgtatgtgtgtagatGACAAAATAAATTGAACTGAACTTTAACTTTAGAGTAAACTTGTAAATGAAATCCCAAGTCGGTTTCTCCACTTTAAACAGGCCTGAAAGTTGTATTGACAGATATGAGATCAGTCAGTAAAGACCCTCTGATCTGCCTGAGCTGCAGGGTCTCATTGTGGGTTTCCTGTTTTAGTGCGTCTCTCTAACTCTCAGTGTGGGGGAGGAGCAGcacacatcactgtttatttgattcCACCCTGATCaaccacacattttcacaccTGCTTAAACAGCCAATACGCTCTTTATCTGTGGAAGTTTCTTGTGAACACGATTAGAAACACACTGCTAAAATACAACCAGCTGCAGTTTTCTCTCAGTTCTAACTAGGAAAGTAAGCTGAAGGCTGGTCAGTAAGCATCCAGAGTCTACTTCTTTAAATGACTCACTCCTGTAGCCTCCAAATGATCTAGTGTTCAGCCCAAGTCATGAAGAGCTATAGCCGCACAGAgctccctcactctttctgtgAGTTACTTTGGGTTTGGGAAAAGCACAAAAGCTAAATGAGCTCTAAGAGCCAGTCCCTGTCCACAGTGCTGAAACTCCTGCTAGCTTCATTACCAATCCATCAACCTTTAAGAGCTATGCGTGAAGTGATTGTCACTGTGCAGAACCCTCTGGCAATCTACTACATAGGCAATCATCTAGCATGTCTGAGGAATCCCAGAGAACATCATACCCATGATGTACCCATTGGTGAAAAAGATGTTGGTCAAGTGTTGCCTTCCAGCACCCACTGTAAAGATCAAGGGGAGATGAACCACTGTGAGTTTGCTAGGTGATGGATGTTAAAATGTTATCAGTGCAGCAGGTAGAAGTCATTCCTGATGGTGATATGAAGACGTCAGTACTGCACACAGAACTTCAGGAGTTTCTCGTGTGGTCAAGAGGAGGCTGACTTGCTCACTAGCTGTTGGTTGGCTTGAGGAGCGGCTCTGTCATTAGTGGTTTATCCCCTTATCCTCTAGGCAAGTTATTGTCATATTGATTCTAAGGTTTATTGTTCCTCAactactatcaattattcactaactacttGGAAACTTTCAAAGAACATGATTGTGATGGtgacaaaataaacattcaACTAAAGTTAAAGATCAGGAGGTTGAAAAAGGTCATCAAAGTACAGTGTCCACATAGTCTGTGGTCTAAGCCCAAATATAATGGTTATTACTGAAGGTACTGGCATTGTCAGAGTCCATGTGTAAACCCTTTAAAGCTCTCACCTTTAGCACAAACTAGCCCAGCAATAGTTTTAACAGTTTGAAGCCATCAGTGCTCAGTACAGAAATACTGACTCTGGTTGCTGTAACAACACCAACACATGATTTTTATTAAGACCATTAAAAGCTTAATGGTTTACCCTCGTTTTTCCCCAAGGAGTGTACACTAAAGCTAGCATACatctggtggttggttagtgtagtgggtaacacctctgccttctacgctgtagactggggttcaatcccccacctggctaaccaccctacactataccaataagagtccttgggcaagactcctaacttcaccttcctgtgtaacaataatcacattgtaagtcgctctggataggagcatcagccaaatgccgtgaGTGTTCAGTGTAAGTGACTCACACTTCATTCAGCATTGATCACTAggattcaattcaactttattaaacttcagtgAAATATGAGAACATCCTCTCAAAGACATAGTCAGCATGTGAAGACAAAAAGTCCAAAAATAAAGcaatttgtctttgtttgaaATACATTTGTAATACTCTGGAAAGACATGGCTATCGCTCAACAGTTACGATGGTTAGTTTTATAAAAATCAAGAACATTAAATCGTTAAAAAGCTACTAACTGAACGAAAAGACAGAGGAAcacaacaaagaaagaaatcacTGAGGAAGCCAATAAGCCATCAAACTTGGGATGTAATCAAATCAATCACATTCAGTAAAGTAGATAGATCATCAAGAACTGACTTTATCTAGACAAATTCAAAACAATCAACTCGCTCATCTCACTCTATTCAAACTAAGTCAGCTCCAAACTTCATGACTGAGGTACCTTCATTCTTGGACCTCCTGATCGTCCAGCGTACGCCTCAGAAGTTCTACATTTTCTCAAATTTTAACCTGAGAATATGTGCTGAAATCAGAGCTTTCAACTGTCCTCGTCTTCAGCCGTTTCTTATGACCACTCGGGACGTCCAATGAAGCATAGCAAACATCATTTCCAACCTGCAGttattttgaagatattttTGCTTAAGACAattaatatatacagtacatccatcaaataaatgaactgttttgagTCGACTGTATTTAAATTGCTATATGATATAGAATTTGTTTACGTCTCATACCTCATCATGTTTTCTCATGCTGATATTCCTTTGCTGGTCTGCTTCATGATCAGCTGTTATGGTTGGGAGGGACACGACatcatctttatttattaagaTGTGCAGTGATTTAGAAACATTCTGCCGTTCTTCGTTCATTCGCAGACTTGACTTTGATTCACTTACAAATATGAACTTGATATTAGATATTACTCCCTGTCAGAGAGAGTCAACGTACCTTTAGCTCTGGTGGTGCACATGCAGTACACACAGATGGAGGAGACCactgaggagaggagaacacacacaggacacacactgaccagcagCTTCCAGCAGACACTACAGTCTGATACaggaggggtggagggggttTCGGAGAGATTGGCACAAGGAACCGTTGTGtctgaaataaataagaaaatagaACTGGATTCAATGAGTCAGCAGAACTTAACCTTTATTATTTACCATCCTAGGTGAAGTTTTACTCTGAACACAACGTTCTTGATGTTTCATGGCTTTAAATTTTGCACAAAGACCAGGTCACAAGAATCAGAAGGTCAGAATGACTAAACTCACCCTGGAAAGAGAGGAAAGTGGTTCTGTTGCAATCATGATAAAGATCTTCTATTAATCCATCTCCATTCTTATTTCTAGAAAACTTGGTCTCATGTAGAGCGCAGTAGTACAAGCCAAGTTCTGATCCAGTGATGTTCTTCACCAGCAGATCGTATGTCAACTTGGACTTGTTCCAAACATGAGAGTAATGTGGAAGTGTCGAGTCTTCAGTTAAATGAAAGGGGAGAGGAGGTTGATGCTCATGTAAGGGTTTTATCACCCATACTATTTTAAATCCACTTTGCCGAGCACAGTCACAGTAGACGGTCACATCGTCTCCTGGTTTGACTCTCATCTCCACAACTATTCCAGAGATGCTGGAGATCAAAACACCTGCAGTACAAAATCAAACACCAGATTAAACAAATATCTCAGTAACTAATGAGTTCTGATGGCACTACAGCATCACAAAGTCCACGATGAGATGAACAAAGTTTACTTACACATTAGAGTGAGGAGCACAGCTCTTGATCTCTCCATCTCAAAGACTGAAGCTGGGGGCTGACAATGGTGAAAGTCTTTGAAGCGGATGTCTGTGCCTGAGATCTGATTGGTCCACGTCAATGGAACCTTTCTGTTGTCGATTCCATCTCAGCTTAGCGGTTAGACGTGTTCAGACAGCCCACCAATGAGAGACGTGCAAACTGATCACATGCTTCCTGACTGGTCACTTCTTAAGACAGTGGTCTTTGATTTAGACGTGTGATCAACCTCATTTTTCCACTCTCTCATTTCTTTGACTGGGCGTGTTGGTTTAGGCTAACAGTCAAGCAATGTCCAATAAAGTAAAGAAGATTGAAACCAGACTAAATAAATTATGAGCACATCTTTCAGTCAGACTACACATGTTTAGGCCTCTAAGTGCACAACAGAAGTCCTGGAAGTGCTTGAGTTTTCCTTACTTTAACACATCTGGTCCATCATCTGGCTGGAAGAGCTAACTGTCAAACTAGCTAAACCCAATGAAGTATAGCACATATAGCACTGAACTCAGAGACCACCGTttattgaatttccagtcaaatttgGAGCGACTGGTTTAGGATTACTTGCAACCAACTTCCACGCCTTGGAGATGGGAAAAGGTATCCCTCCAGATTTCttggagaaactgaaagtgagtctcctcaaaagaacagaagctgtaataaaggcagataACAGTCTCCATAGATACTGAAAACGTTGATATATTTAGGTTGGAGTTTTCTCTGTGAGGTTCTGTGgaagtgttttttattattagtagtagtaaaatAATCCAAATTAGCAGATCAGTGACATCAGTAATTTCCAACCTCTTGTTGTCAAGGTGTGAAACTGAACACTTGAACATTTTAGACTGACTGTGTGAGAGTTACTGGTTAAAAGTCAGTCTCAATGTTAAGAACAGAGAAGTGTCAGCAGATCAGAGATCAGTTAGTTAAGGTAATAGCAGCAGAATGATCACTCACATGCTGCTTACTCACACGGAGATCAAAAGAACATGAGACACGTTTAAACAGATCCCAGGTCAGTTTCTCCTCTTCAAGCAGGCCTGAAAGTTGTATCTGAGCAGCACAGAGCAGATGTGAGGTCAGTCAGTAAAGACAGTCAGTGAACAGTGGTCTGATGTGCTCTGAGCTGCAGGGCCTCATTGTGGGTTTCCTGTTTTAGAGTGGCTGATGTTGCTGCTCTTGATCTCTCatggttgggggtgggggggtgtctTGGTGGGGGTTAACTGCACTGTTCATCAGATAAAGTGATCTGCACATGGGTGtatgtgtactgtactgtattttagaGACTTCTCAGATGGTCAAAGTTGCCCCATGgctaataatataaaatagaaatatactGACTTTTTACGTGTAAATGGTATTTTTGGTTTCCTACCAGTTACTACAAGTTTGTGATTTGTATTTCTGGAAGTATAAGAGAGcagcagtggctgcatgttaAAATGAGTGTATATCCCATGCACAGGCCAAGGTTCCTCCATGTTCGTAGCCTTTTGCTTTCCCTGTCATTCATACAGCTCATGGATTATTATCACAGTGGAGGCTCCTGAGGGGATTTGGAGCTCCAAGTTGTTCCTTTTGCTTCtctgctcattgatttatcagtttccAGCTACCCCTAGACCTGTGTGGTCTCCAAATGATTGATTTCACCAGTgtaagtgtttttctttctctctctaatgtTATTtcacactgtatgtgtgtagatGACAAAATAAATTGAACTGAACTTTAACTTTAGAGTAAACTTGTAAATCAAATCCCAAGTCGGTTTCTCCACTTTAAACAGGCCTGAAAGTTGTATTGACAGATATGAGATCAGGCAGTAAAGACCCTCTGATATGCCTGAGCTGCAGGGTCTCATTGTGGGTTTCCTGTTTTAGTGCGTCTCTCTAACTCTCAGTGTGGGGGAGGAGCAGcacacatcactgtttatttgattcCACCCTGATCaaccacacattttcacaccTGCTTAAACAGCCAATACGCTCTTTATCTGTGGAAGTTTCTTGTGAACACGATTAGAAACACACTGCTAAAATACAGCCAGCTGCAGTTTTCTCTCAGTTCTAACTAGCAAAGTAAGCTGAAGGCTGGTCAGTAAGCATCCAGAGTCTACTTCTTTAAATGATTCACTCCTGTAGCCTCCAAATGATCTAGTATTCAGCCCAAGTCATGAACAGCTAAAGCCGCACAGAgctccctcactctttctgtgAGTTACTTTGGGTTTGGGAAAAGCACAAAAGCTAAATCAGCTCTAAGAGCCAGTCCCTGTCCACAGTGCTGAAACTCCTGCTAGCTTCATTACCAATCCATCAACCTTTAAGAGCTATGCGTGAAGTGATTGTCATACCGGTGGGCTGAGCAGAAACCTCTGGCAATCTATTACATAGGCAATCATCTAGCATGTCTGAGGAATCCCAGAGAACATCATACTCATGATGTACCCACTGGTGAATAAGATGTTGGTCAAGTGTTGCCTTCCAGCACCCACTGTAAAGATCAAGGGGAGATGAACCACTGTGAGTTTGCTAGGTGATGGATGTTAAAATGTTATCAGTGCAGCAGGTAGAAGTCGTTCCTGATGGTGATATGAAGACGTCAGTATTGCACACAGAACTTCAGGAGTTTCTCGTGTGGTCAAGAGGAGGCTGACTTGCTCACTAGCTGTTTGTTGGCTTGAGGAGCTGCTCTGTCATTAATGGTTTATCCCCTTATCCTCTAGGGAAGTTATTGTCATATTGATTCTAAGGTTTATTGTTCCTCAACTGCTATCAATTATTCACTATCTACTTGGAAACTTTCAAAGAACATGATTGTGATGGtgagaaaataaacattcaaCTAAAGTTAAAGTTCAGGAGGTTGAAAAAGGTCATCAAAGTACAGTGTCTACATAGTCTGTGGTCTAAGCCCAAATATAATGGTTATTACTGAAGGTACTGGCATTGTCAGAGTCCATGTGTAAACCCTTTAAAGCTCTCACCTTTAGCACAAACAAGCCCAGCAATAGTTTTAACAGTTTGAAGCCATCAGTGCTGAGTAGAGAAATACTGACTCTGGTTGCTGTAACAATACCAACAACTGATTGTTATTAAGACCATTAAAAGCTTGGTTTACCCTCGTTTTTCCCCAAGGAGTGTACACTAAAGCTAGCATACgtctggtggttggttagtgtagtgggtaacacctctgccttctacgctgtaggctggggttcaatcccccacctgggtaaccaccctacactataccaataagagtccttgggcaagactcctaacaccaccttcaccttcctgtgtaacaataatcaagttgtaagtcgctctggataggagcgtcagccaaatgccgtaagtGTTCAGTGTAAGTGACTCACACTTCATTCAGCATTGATCACTAggattcaattcaactttattaaacttcagtgAAATATGAGAACATCCTCTCAAAGTCATCGTCAGCATGTGAAGACAAAAAgtccaaaaataaacaatttgtctttgtttgaaATACATTTGTAATACCCTGGAAAGACATGGCTATCGCTCAACAGTTACGATGgttagttttttgaaaaatcaagaACATTAAATCGTTAAAAGGCTACTAACTGAATGAAAAGACAGAGGAACACAACAAAGGATGAAATCCCTGAGGAAGCCAATAAGCCAACAAACTTGGGATGTAATCAAATCAATCACATTCAGTAAAGTAGATAGATCATCAAGAAGTGACTTTATCTAGACAAATTCAAAACAATCAACTCCCTGATCTCCCTCTACTAAAACTAAGTCAGCTCCAAACTTGATGTCTGAGGTACCTTCATTCTTGGACCTCCTGATCGTCCAGCGTACTCCTCAGAAGTTCTACATTTTCTCAAATTTTAACCTGAGAATATGTGCTGAAATCAGAGCTTTCAACTGTCCTCGTCTTCAGTCGTTTCTTATGACCACTCGGGACGTCCAATGAAGCATAGCAAACATCATTTCCAACCTGCAGttattttgaagatattttTGCTTAAGACAATTAATATATAAAGTACATCcatcaaataaatgaactgttttgagTCGACTGTATTTAAATTGCTATATGATAtagaatttgtttacatctcatacCTCATCATGTTTTCTCATGCTGATATTCCTTTGCTGGTCTGCTTCATGATCAGCTGTTATGGTTGGGAGGGACACGACATCATCCTCATTATTTATTAAGATGTGCAGTGATTTAGAAACATTCTGCCGTTCTTCGTTCATTCGCAGAGTTGACTTTGATTCACTtacaaatatgaacaaacattcTTGATATTAGATATTACTCCCTGTCAGAGAGAGTCATCGTACCTTTAGTTCTGGTGGTGCAGATGCAGTACACACAGATGGAGGAGAACACTGAGGAGATGAGAacacacacaggacacacactgaccagcagCTTCCAGCAGACACTACAGTCTGATACaggaggggtggagggggttTCGGAGAGATTGGCACAAGGAACCGTTGTGTCTGAAATAATTAAGAAAATAGAACTGGATTCAATGAGTCAGCAGAACTTCACCTTCATTATTTGCTGTCCTAGGTGAAGTTTTACTCTGAACACAACGTTCTTGATGTTTCATGGCTTTAAATTTTGCAAGAAGCCCAGATCACAAGAATCAGAAGGTCAGAATGACTAAACTCACCCTGGAAAGAGAGGAAAGTGGTTCTGTTCCCATCAAGATAAAGATCCTCTATTAATCCATCTCCATTCTTATTTCTAGAAAACATGGTCTCATGTAGAGCGCAGTAGTACAAGCCAAGTTCTGATCCAGTGATGTTCTTCACCAGCAGATCGTATGTCAACTTGGACTTGTTCTGATGGCACTAGAGCGTCACAAAGTCCACGATGAGATGAAGAAAGTTTACttacacattaaaaaaacatcaaaaaaaacatctgcagatctcttctgaaaaaaatggaagctgtaatgaaaggcaaaaaaaattgagaaatactgaaaatttggattgttattacatatttaattctGCAACTTCACCCTTTTTTCCTAATAATGGATTattgattaagtgacccttattagtcccacaatggagaacttccacctctgcatttaacccatccgtgaagtgaaacaccacatatacactagtgagcacacacacacggaggacacttgcccggagtggtgggcagtccAATCCACTGCACCCActacacctcagtcatgtgctgtcggttctgtgggatcaaactggcgaccttccggtcatgaagctggttccctaacctccagcccacataGTGTAATGACTgtttcactggaaattaaatcaatTAATAATGGTcttttacttttgcacagtactgtatattaaaGCCCAGAATTCATTACATGGCTCACGCTTTCAAGTCTGCAGCAatttatacaaaataaaactgccgaagtgattttttattttttcccccatgatTAGCTAAATCAGGTACCTTAGCAGGTCACTGTCATGAACAACATTTGTAACCCTTTGAGCTCAAAGTGAGTTAAATTACACATTTGGCCATTTGAGACTATACACTAGACCAGATTCTAGACCAGGTGTCACTTATAAGTCAGTCTCCATGTTAAAGACACTCAGCTGTAAGCAGATCTGAGATCAGTCAGTAAAGACAGTCAGTGAACAGTGGCCTGATGTGGCCTGAGCTCAGGGTCTCACTGtggttttcctgtttttgtatgtatgaaCTTTGATGCCATCAAGCTTGAGGTTGTGTGTATCTGATGTTAATAAACAACCACTTTCTCTTTACAGTCTAAACTGAGCATGTGTACTGATGTCATTGTCATTATTAAGTTTACCTTATAATTAAAATGATGGAACCCGTTACCAAAAATTAAGAACAGAGTCCATTCTTTATTTTCACATCTATTCATATGGAAATTTCTGCCGTTCTGT
This Pygocentrus nattereri isolate fPygNat1 chromosome 22, fPygNat1.pri, whole genome shotgun sequence DNA region includes the following protein-coding sequences:
- the LOC108416645 gene encoding uncharacterized protein LOC108416645 is translated as MERSRAVLLTLMCVLISSISGIVVEMRVKPGDDVTVYCDCARQSGFKIVWVIKPLHEHQPPLPFHLTEDSTLPHYSHVWNKSKLTYDLLVKNITGSELGLYYCALHETKFSRNKNGDGLIEDLYHDCNRTTFLSFQDTTVPCANLSETPSTPPVSDCSVCWKLLVSVCPVCVLLSSVVSSICVYCMCTTRAKADHEADQQRNISMRKHDEVGNDVCYASLDVPSGHKKRLKTRTVESSDFSTYSQVKI
- the LOC108415917 gene encoding uncharacterized protein LOC108415917, whose amino-acid sequence is MERSRAVLLTLMCVLISSISGIVVEMRVKPGDDVTVYCDCTWKHRFKIVWVIKPSDEHQPPLFHLTEDSTLPHYSHVWNKSKLTYDLLVKNITGSELGLYYCALHETMFSRNKNGDGLIEDLYLDGNRTTFLSFQDTTVPCANLSETPSTPPVSDCSVCWKLLVSVCPVCVLISSVFSSICVYCICTTRTKADHEADQQRNISMRKHDEVGNDVCYASLDVPSGHKKRLKTRTVESSDFSTYSQVKI